The Catharus ustulatus isolate bCatUst1 unplaced genomic scaffold, bCatUst1.pri.v2 scaffold_118_arrow_ctg1, whole genome shotgun sequence genome contains the following window.
CCATgcccctcctgcaccccagTTCCCCCCCGCAGTCCCAAGTGCCCCTgcaccccgtgtccccaagtcGCCCCACCTTCCTCCCACACCCCGCAGCCTGTCCCCCTTGTCCCCTGCACACTGCCAGGTGCCCCAAGTCCTCGGTCCCTGACCCGCACTCCGTGTTCCCCCAGCACTCCCTCAcgtcccccaaatcccctcccagccccgaGCTGTCCCCGCACCCCGTGTTCCCCCAGCATTCTCTCACGTCCCCCAAGTCCTCGGTCCTGACCCGCACCCCGTGTTCCCCCAGCATTCTCTCAcgccccccaaatcccctcccagccccgcgctgtccccgcacCCTGTGTTCCCCCAACATTCTCTCTcgtccccccaaatcccctcccagccccgaGCTGTCCCCACACTCCGTGTTCCCTCAGCATTCCCTCACGTCCCCCaagtcccctcccagccccgcgctgtccccgcacCCCGTGTTCCCCCAGCATTCTCTCACGTCCCCCaagtcccctcccagccccgagctgtccccacaccccgTGTTCCCCCAGCACTCCCTCACGTCCCCCCaagtcccctcccagccccgcgctgtccccgcacCCTGCGCCTCTCAAGTCGCCCCttgtcccttcccagccccgCCCGTTCTCCCGGCggtccctgccttccccctACTCACGCCCGCAGCAAGATCGCCCCTGTCTGCATGATCTGGTCCGAGGAGGCCCCTGCGGAGAGCGGAGTGCTTACCGGGAAGAAACGGCCACCGGccggccggccgccgccgccctcaCCGGCCCGCACAGGCCGCGCCCCTCCGCGGGTCCCGCTAACCCCTCCACTCACCACCGCCTcccgggggcggggcgggctcGCCGGagccgcccccagccccggccccggccccgggatcgctgccgccgccgccgctgcccccgccccgctGGGCCgaagccgccgccgccgccatcgcGCCCGAACCACGTGGTCCCGTCCCGCGTCACGTGACACCGAGGGCACGGCGGTGCGCCCTAATCACGTGATGGGTCGCGGGCAGGGGCGGGGCAGGCACCGCCCGTCGCCACGCCCCTTGTGCCGGCCCCGCCCCTCTCCCGTCACTCATGTCTCGGTCACACCCCCCTGCCGggctcggccccgcccccgcagcccccccgGGTCACCCCGCGGTCCCAGGGGTCACACCGGGGGTCACACCGGGGTCACACCGGGGGTCACCGCCCCCATTGTCCACCGGGGTCCCGGGACGACGCCCCCACGGCGCTTCCGCCGCCCCCGGCGCCTCCTGCGGGGCCCCGAGGCGGCGGCGCCGGACGGGGCGGGAGGAGCGGTCGCAGGTGCGCGGGGGGAACCGGGGGCCCGGAGGGCGGTTCGGGCTCGGGGTGCGCTCCGAgtccgtgtgtgtgtgagcCCCGCGCAGAAATGAGCCCCAAAAGCTGCCTCGGCTGCACCAAGggcttcctcttcctcctcaacCTCTTCTTCTTcgtgagtggggctggggggaggatttgggggacGGGGGGCGTAGGGGAGAGGTAAAACTTGAGACGCGGGACATACAACTTGGGAGGACTTGGGAAGAtgggggatcctggggctgaggggacacggggacctGGGGGGGTGCAACAATCTCCCGGTGTCTGTGGGCACTGGGGGCCCCCCATTTCCTGACCTAGGCTCCCCCCGGCCCCCGCAGTTCCTGGGCATCCTCCTCCTCGCCTTCAGCTTTTGGGTCCTCTTCGACCGGCAGAGCTTCGCCGCCGTGCTGGGTAAGGGATCCCCAGGGCGTGGGGTACCCCAAGACGTGTGTGGCACTCCGGGCTGAGAAGCTCGCTGACCCCCCCACCGTGTCCCCCAGGGTCACCGCTGGTCAGCCTGAGGGTCTGGTCTTATGGCTTCTCTGGGGTCGGCATCATCACGATGCTCCTGGGATTCCTGGGGTGCCTGGGGGCCCTCAAGGAGGTCAAGGTCATGCTGGGGCTGGTGAGttggggagctggggggccGGGAGGGGTCACGGaactgggagggggctggggcagctgtgctgcaacTTCCTGGGGCAACCGCGGGGCCACGTGGTGCCACCACATCCTGtgtctggggagcagcagcgggAGTGGGGCACCCCTCCGAGCTGCCCCCAGGGccggggaggggctgggggcgaGGTCTGGCTGACCCCCACCTCCCCTCTTTATCCCAAAAGTACTttgggctcctgctgctgctcttcgCTGCCCAGATCACGGTGGCCATCATCGTCTACACGCAGCGTGCCACTGTGAGTGCAGGGGCGAACCCGGGGCTGAGGGGGAGACCCCGGGGTCGGGGGGGACCCTGGGGTCGTGGGGCAATGCTGTGCtgatccccctccccagctggctACAAAGGTGGCCACCTACGCAGAGGAGCTGATCCGGGGGTACCCAGCCCAGGGACCGCCTGGGGACCCCCACGAGAGCTGGGATGCTGTCCAGCAGCAGGTGAGACCCCCCCGCCAAAAGAACCCCAGAGCTACTCCACGGCCACCACACTGACCcccagccgccccctccccccacagctcGGCTGCTGTGGCTGGACAAGACCCCAGGACTGGGACCAGCACGATGACACCAGCACAGACGGCGACAGGGCCATcgcctgctcctgcctcagggCACCCAACAGCACCCACAAGAGCCCATGGATGCTCCCCCATGGCCTCTGCCCCATGGCTGCCCCCGAGGACATCTTCCCCAGGGTGAGGCGTGGGGGAATCAGGGGGTCCTGGAACTCTGGGGTGGACTCCAAGTGAcccccagctctcactgcagggctgcaagGAGAGCGTCCAGACCTGGCTGGCTGGAAATCTGGTCACCATCGTGGGGGTTTGCATAGGCATCGGCCTGGGGGAGGTAGGGGGgatgccctggggctggggggctgagctgggggtcctgggggtggtCGGAAGGCTGTGGGACCATGGGTTGGGTGGGCTGGACAGCAGCCGAGGGTGCCAGGGAGGGTTCAGGGCATGGTCCGTGGGGAGCCAGGGGGTTGGTGGTGGTTCAGGTTGGCCGGGAGGGTCCGTAAGGGGCGGGTTCAGGGTGGCCGGGAGCGGGGTCAGGGATCCCGGGGGATCCGGGAAGGCTGATCCTGCTCTCTGCTCGCAGCTCTGCTTGGTGATGCTGTCGATGTTCCTGCTCCGGAACCTGGACTCCCACTACGAGAAGCTGCTGCGGGGGCTCTGAGGGGGCCAGGGTGGTGCGGGGGGAAGCGCGGAGCGCTTTGTCCTTCAATAAAAACCGTTCGGAAGAAGCGGAACCGAGACGGGACCGGGAGGGGACCGGGAGCGCGCGGCGCGCGTGGGGCAGCCACGCCCCCTTCCCCGCCCCTTTCCGCgtggccacgccccctccccgctGGGCGGGAACGGCTCGcgcgaggccccgccccctgtCTCCGCCGTGAGGCGattcccgcccccccccccccaacgGTTCCCCCTCAGTCCCACGGcggccccgggaccccccagaaACCCCCGGCCCCGGCTGTGCCCCGGGCAGGGGAGGCGGCGACACCGGGGCAACCCCGAGCACGATGGCTGCAGAGGGTCCCTGCGCCCCGGGCGCTGTCATCCCCCTGCCAGGTGCGGGGACCGTgagggagcggggcggggggatGAGGCGCCGGGCCCCTCTATAACCCCTGTCCTCCCCGGCAGCCCCTGACGAGAGCGGCTGCTCGGACGAGTTTGCCCTGGACTGCACCTTCGCTGCCTGCGACCCCGAGCAAACAGGTAGCCAAACCCCCTGGGGCCATGGTGGCCGCAGCCAAACTCACCCGGAATGGTCACCGCCGCGCTCGGCCTCTCGGTTTGCCCAGGGATGGTGCAGCCGCAGCGGGTGGTGGAGTACGTGGCGGCGATGACGGGGCACAGCGGGCACGACGGGCGGCTGCGGGCGCTGCGGCGGGCGCTGGACCCCGCGGCCGCGGGGACGGCGCTGGACTGGGCCCGGTTCCGCACGGCCATGGGCGCCTGGATCGCGGCGTGCCGGCAGGACGGGTCGGTGCCGAGAGGTGGGACAGTGCTCCAGGCCGGCTGAACCGGCCAGCGGGGCTGACCTGTGGCTGTCCACGCAGGGCCGAGGAGCAGGACACGGCAACTGGTGACACTGGACCAGTCCTGGCCGGTGGGTGTTGGCACGGAAAAAGGGAGTCGGGGTGGCCCCAATGGGGACACGAGCACAGCCCgctgtgtcctgtcccacaGAGGACGACGGACACGCAtccccagcagcctcccagcTCCCGGGTGACAACACGGACGCCACCAGCCCGTAAGTGCCCGCTGCGGGGACACCCCGCCATCCCTGGCCGTGCTCCCAGGAGCACCCTGGGATCTGTGGCACTCCCCAGCAGCGCCGAGGCCGCAGGGCTGCGGAGCCGTGCCCGGCAGCTGGCAGCGCAGAACACCAAACTGCAGCGGGATGCCGAGCAGGCTGAGGAGCTCAACACCCGCCTGGCCGAGGAGATCGCGCAGCTCCAGGCGCAGCTGCGAAGGTGCTCCCGAGGGCTCCCGGGCACGGGGTCTGGGTCAGcctcctgggaatgctgaaaCGCTGTTTGCCCCCCGCAGCAGCCGGCAGGCGCTGGAGCAGGCCAGGGTGGCCATCGAGGAGCTGGACGACATGAAGGCCATGGtgaaggggctggaggaggagaacaCCGAGCTCCGGCGGCAGGCACGGCACGCGGTGAGAGGCCAAGCAGAGGTGCCACCTGGTGTCACGCTTGGTGTCACACGGTGTCCCCTCATGGCCATGCCCTccccaggagaaggagcagcacagcctgtgctcgCGGGCCGAGGGTCTGCAGGAGGAGgtgagcctggctctgggggctgccctggtggggcagtgctgtggggaaCCCCAGCCCCGTTTGTTCCCCCTGGCAGAACCAGCGGCTCCTCGCCGAGGGCCAGGGACTGCGGGAGCAGATCCAGGCGCAGGCAGCCCGGATGGCCAGCCTGGAGGTGAGCACATGGCCACGGCGGgcggtgctggggctgtgtcacacGGTGacgaggtgtccctgtccccatccctctgcccaggcccagctctgccGTGGTACTGCCCTGCTTTCTGCCCgggacacagccctggcccaggtgagCGCTGCCCAGTGACGCTGCCAGCACGTCActgtcacccccagccctgtcccacagcccctcagtCCAGGCCCTGTCCCACAGGCAGGGCAGCGGGCACAGgagctgacagcagcactggaggaaTACGAGCGGATGGTGCAGGTATGGCACGTCCGACCTCTGTGTGAGCCCAGACAGCGGCCACAGAGCCCCTgggccacagcacagccccaccctCTATGTGGGGGCCAAGGCCAGGGGGTGACAACCCCTTTCTCCCTCCAGGAACTGCGTCTGGAGACGACGCGGCTGCGCCAGCAGCTGGGCCGGCTGCGGGACGCCTGGGCCATGTACGGGAGGGACACGTGCGTGGGGCACGTCCTCAGGGCGCTCTGGCACCCTCAGCTCAGCAtcctcaccctcctctccctcccacagGCGCCCGTGGTGCCCGCGCAGCCAGCCGGCCATCCAGGCcacggcggcggccggccgGGTAAGGCCGGGGTCAGGGGAGACCCTGCAGGGTGCCCTCAGCCACTGACCCCGAGGTTCTGCCCAGGACACGGGggacaaggaggaggaggacgaggacgacgaggatgaggaggatgacgaggaggaggaggaggacgcAGACATGGCGCTGTCTGGAGGAGGCCTGGCCAGGAGCAGCGAGGAGGTGGCCGAGGCGGTTGCCCCACAGGCCCCGTTGTCACCGCGGGCACTGTTGTCACCGTGGGCACCGCTGTCACCGTGGGCtctggcgctgctgctgctgctggccctgctctaCCTCCTGCCCCACCagtggccccagccccagcttcGCTACCAGAGCCCCCCGCCCCTGTGAGACCCCCCAGTAAAGACCAGTTGAGCACCGCTGCGTCCACCCCACTCCGTACCAGTTCCCCCAAACGCTCGGCCCAGTCCACCCAGTCGctcccagagcaggggcagggtcAGAGTCAGTGTCAACATCAGCTTTATGGGCCCTGCAGGGGGCCAGGCCGGGCCCCCTCATCTCTCCGCGGCTCCCAGAGATCCCGGTGTAGCCCCCCAGGGGCTTCCAGCAGAGAACTGGGGCGTCCCCATCTCTCACCAGTGGCTCAGGCCAGCCTGGACAGGGGCAGAGGGTGAGCACCTGATGACCCAGGGGCCTCCCCCGGCCCTGCTCAGGACACTGCCAGCGATCCCAGTGTCCAGCGGCCCTCGCCGTACCTGTGTCTGTCCCCAGGTCTCGCTCAGCCACTCAGGTCCCGTCGTGCTCCAGCGTCGGGGGTCCCTGTGAGGGCTGGTGGGGGGCTGAGGGGAGTgactccccagtgctcccagtgctcccagtgaccccGAGACAGCCACCAGggctcccagtgaccccaagACAGCCACCAGTCCTCCCAGTGACCCCGAGACAGCCACCAGGGCTCCCAGTGACCCCGAGACAGCCACCAGGGCTCCCAGTGACCCCGAGACagccaccagtgctcccagtgaccccGAGACagccaccagtgctcccagtgaccccGAGACagccaccagtgctcccagtgaccccaagACAGCCACCCGTGCTCCCAGTGACCCCGAGACAGCCACCAGcgctcccagtgaccccaagacagccaccagtgctcccagtgactccGAGACagccaccagtgctcccagtgacccTGAGACAGCCAGCCCCCACactgttcccagtgtcccccacacacagagcaccccccgtgccccccccaccccaggtGCCGTcccctccagtgtccccagtatccccagtgttcccagtgttcccacctgggcacagggtcTCCTCCACAGCACCCAGGCCGCTGCCGCCAGGCCCAAGGCCCCCCCAACTCCCCCCAACAGCACCAGCCCGTGtccagcggggctgggggggcccTGCCTGGCCGCCAAGGTCCCCTCGTGCCGCACTGCTGGACTGGTCAGCGCCGCgcctggggggacacgggggtcagcagctgccctggggggggttatgggggtctcttgggggtcccgggggtaCCTGGGCGGCAGCGCAAGCGGTCGCAGCCGGGGAAGTGGAGGGCTCTCCCTTGCAGCCCCCCCAGGTGCTGGGCCAGGGTCTCCAGAAGCTGCGACACGTTCACCGTCTCCAGCcggacacagccctgggggtcctggggggatgtCACAGGAGCCCCCccaggggaccccaaaccccttctgAACCACCCTGCGAAACCCCAGAAATGCCCCACACAGATCCTGCaccccccaagacccccaaGAGTTACCCTGGGCACCTCAGGGTACCCCCAGACCCCTGCGGGGTCACCAAAgccccccaagacccccaaGAGTAACCCTGGGCACCTCAGGGTACCCCCAGACCCCTGCGGggtccccaaagccccccaagAGTCCCAGAGTAACCCTGGACACCTCAGGGTACCCCCAGACCCCTGCGGggcccccaaagccccccaagacccccaaGAGTAACCCTGGGCACCTCAGGGTACCCCCAGACCCCTGCGgggtccccagagccccccaagaGTCCCAGAGTTACCCTGGGCACCTCAGGGTACCCCCAGACCCCTGCAGGggtccccaaagccccccaagAGTCCCAGAGTTACCCTGGGCACCTCAGGGTACCCCCAGACCCCTGCGGggcccccaaagccccccaagAGTCCCAGAGTAACCCTGGACACCTCAGGGTACCCCCAGACCCCTGCAGggtccccaaagccccccaagAGCCCCAAGAGTTACCCTGGGCACCTCAGGGTACCCCCAGACCCCTGCAGGGTCACCAAAgccccccaagacccccaaGAGTTACCCTGGGCACCTCAGGGTACCCCCAGACCCCGGCGGGGTCACCAAAgccccccaagacccccaaGAGTTACCTCGGACACCTCAGGGTACCCCCAGACCCCTGCGGGGCCCCAAAAGCCCCCCAAGACCCCCAGGAGTTACCCTGGGCACCTCAGGGTACCCCCAGACCCCTGTGGGGTCACGAAGACCCCCAAGAGTCCCAGAGTAACCCTGGGCACCTCAGGGTACCCCCAGACCCCTGCGGGgtccccaaaaacccccaagacCCCCAAGAGTTACCCTGGACACCTCagggagcccccagacccctgcggggtccccaaagccccccaagacccccaaGAGTTACCCTGGACACCTCAGGGtacccccagagcccccataCTCACCCAGGACCACCCCGTAATCACCCACCCGGAGCCTCCTAACACCCCCTcccccttccaggacccccagccccctcgGGGcccccccagggacacccaccCACCTGGATGTGACAATCGGCCACAAACTGGATGTGGGCAAGGAGGGCGCTGAGCAGGGGGGCCAAGTCCttccctgccacccccagcattcgctgcagagccagcactcCGAAGTGAAGCCCCCAGAGATCGGAGCAGACGCTGTCCTGGGGGGCCGGGGATTTCGGGGGACACAGGTCAGGGGTCGGGGGTGAAGGAagaggggggatttgggaggcaCAGGTGGGATTCGGGGGGTTCTCACCGGCTCCAGGTTGCTGGGCATCGCCACGGGGTAGTCGAGGAGCAGCCAGGGGGTCTGCGGGAGGAGTCAGGGGGTCCCCAAAAACAGCCCCGAGGGCTGAAGGGGGCACTCAGGGGGTCCCCAATGATGCTTTGGGGGTCAAGGGGCGCAGCCAGGGGGTGTTTGGAACCCGGGTGGGGCCTTCCCTGGGGAATGAGGGagtttgggggaggggggaggccCAGGGAAATCCTTTGGGTCTGGGGGGATCTGGGAGGTCCCGTGAGGATCCCGGAGGTCAGGGGGTGTACCAGGGTGTGCaggagggggtcctgggggcgGGGGTCTCACCAGCTTGTTCAGGTGGGCGCTGAAGGTGCTGCTGACGGGGTTAaagctgaaggagcagcagctgctgagggttGGCACGGCCAGGACGAGCAGGAGCGGCACCTGGGGGGGCACCGGGGGGGCTCTGGGCGTCCCAAGGGGCTCTTACGGGGGTCCCAGAGGGGCGCAGGTCGAAATGCAGGGGGGGGGGGGTGTCCCTTCTtaccagagcagagctggggggggGGCAAGTCCATGGCGGTGCCGAGCTGGGGGTGGCGCACGGGGACCCCCGCGACTCGGCCCGGGACCCCTCGGGCCGCGGAGGAGCCGCCGCCGAAAGTGAAAGTGGGACCGAGCCGGGAGGGGGCCCAGGAAACCCGAGAGGGCAGCGGGACGTCCTGAGCCtcgccctccctccctctccgcGGAcccccggccgccccctcctcaCCCCGCGCGCTCCCTCCCGAAGCCCCCGGGGGCTCCGCCGCTGGGgacccccgcccggccccgcagaGCTCTGGGTGCGGCTGCCCCGAGCGAGGGAGGGGGGCCCACGCGTCCGGGCACGTGCAGGGGCGGGGcacccccaaaatatcccccccccccccactccAGCCCGAGaacccccccgccccccccagAGACACGACCGCGGCTGCGGCTCGGAGCGATTTATTGGGGTGGGGGTCGCGGGGCTGGGGTCACAGTGGGAGCTCTGAACTCCCCCCGCaggtttgggggttctggggggggcGTCTCAGGGACCGCCCCCCGGCAGCCAAAGGCAGTGGGGGCGAGTGCAgcgcagctccagctcctgctcggCGCCGGGGGGGTGGTCCTGTCCCggaccccccaggactcccaccgggaccccccaaacgCGGGGCACGCTCACGGCAGAGGCCCACTCGCAGTCCTGGGTAGGCGGACACaagaggggacagcggggcagtgctggggtgatGTCCCACCTCACCCCAATCCCCGCAACAGCAGCCGTCCCTCGGTTTGGGACCCCAGAAGGTCACAGCGATCCTCCCAGCGtcactgcccaccctgctcgTGTCCCCACGTCCTGTGCacgccccccgcccccgccaTTTCCCCGCTGCCCCGCCACTCACCGCGTCCCCCCCGCAGATCCAGAGCCCGTCCGGATGTTGTCGCGCCAGGCGAGATCCGGACCCCCGGGAATTCCCGGAAATCACCGTCAgggcaccccccgggagccccgcggccaccagagcctggggacacagggaagagGGGAGTGTCACCGAGGGGGGGGTGCCGGGGTGATGGAAGGGGACGGGGTGGATGGGGTGTCCCGGAGGGTTTCAGGGGGGCACATaggggggatccagggggaCACATGAGGGCTCCCGGGGAGGCATACAGGGTTTATGGGGGGTCCCGGTGGGTCGCAGTGGGGGGGTGACACGCGGGGTGACGCGGGGGGGGTCACAAGTGTCACCCGGGGGGTCCCGCGGTTCCGCACCTTCCGCAGCCGCTGTGCggcaccgccgccgccagggggcgccacCACCACCACAGCGTTTCCGAGCGCGAGCgccgggaggaggaggagctgcagcgccagggggcggggccagcccCAGGCCACGCCCAGCACCCCCAGCGGCCTCCGCGTCACCAGGGCCCGCCCCCCGGGCACCTCCTGCGGCGGGATTGGTCAGCGGTCAGGCGCGGTCAGGCCACGCCCCCGGCCCCACCCTATCGGCCCCGCCCACCTGCACGGCCCCGCCCGCGCGCTCCACGCGCGCCGCCCAGCGCAGCAGCGCCCTCTGCAGGCTCCCGTCGGTGTCGCCGCTGTCGCCGTCCTTGGGGGTCCCGTGTCCCCCagccagcgccgccgccgccccccgcaacACCCGGGCCCGCGACGCCCCCGGCAGCCGCCCCCACCTGCGGGATTCGGGGGGGTTGGGGAACAATACCCCCCCCCGCCCTCCAAGGGGTCCCATGGTCGGGGACACCCCTGGAGGGGCCACCCCCCACTCCCGTCACTCAccgcggggcggccccgcgggcggCAGCCACGGCCTGAGCCAGCTCGGGATCGCCGGGGTCATCCACGGTCACCGCGGGgctgggacagagacaggggGTCAGAGGGCACCGCtgtgggggggacacgggggggcaCCGAGACCCCTTGGAGAGGAAGAATCGGGGTCCTGAGGGAGACACGGGACCCCCCTGTGGGGACCAGATGGGGCCAGGACCACCTGGAGGGGGAAGAAGGGGTCCTGGGGGCGTTAAACTGGAGTCCCAGTGGAGTCCCGGTCTAATTCAGGGTCTCCatcctggggaggggtccctgttCCATCAGGGGGTACCTGAGCGGCTCATCCGCCTTGGGGGGCTGTTCCCAGGGGGGGCACCCGAACTCTCGCAGCGCCTGGAGGGGGTGTGGGGGTGGCAGCGCCCATCTACAACGGCACAGGACcctcccaccctgggcacccccaaaacctgcccCACTCCCCCCTGAACCCCTCGGGATCCACCCCAAGAGACCTTCACAGCTTCTCCAGGGCTCCCCCAGACTCCCTGGACCCCTCCCCAACCACCCAGGGCTCCCACCAGAGCCCCCCGGGGGTCCCCCACCTCATCCAGGTCAGTGTCTGCAGCCCCCCCGGCGCAGCCCCCGCTGGGGTCCAGCAGGTCCAGGCTGTTGAGCCACACCAGCCCCTGGGGCAGCCTGCAGAGGGGTCAGCGCTCAGTGCCCAGCGGTCACTCCTGGGCTCAGGGGTCCGGGGGGCTGGTGGTCACCTGTCCGCTGTGTCCAAAGCCACGGTGATGTCCTGGGCCCAGACGGCAGCGGCCGCGGTTTGGGGCAGCGCCGAGGCCACGGCCACGGCCTCCGTGGGGCCACGCAcgggcagcagcaccagcaggggCCCCGGGGCCTGGCGGGgcag
Protein-coding sequences here:
- the KASH5 gene encoding protein KASH5 isoform X1, with translation MVAAAKLTRNGHRRARPLGLPRDGAAAAGGGVRGGDDGAQRARRAAAGAAAGAGPRGRGDGAGLGPVPHGHGRLDRGVPAGRVGAERWDSAPGRLNRPAGLTCGCPRRAEEQDTATGDTGPVLAGGCWHGKRESGWPQWGHEHSPLCPVPQRTTDTHPQQPPSSRVTTRTPPARKCPLRGHPAIPGRAPRSTLGSVALPSSAEAAGLRSRARQLAAQNTKLQRDAEQAEELNTRLAEEIAQLQAQLRSSRQALEQARVAIEELDDMKAMVKGLEEENTELRRQARHAEKEQHSLCSRAEGLQEENQRLLAEGQGLREQIQAQAARMASLEVSTWPRRAVLGLCHTVTRCPCPHPSAQAQLCRGTALLSARDTALAQAGQRAQELTAALEEYERMVQVWHVRPLCEPRQRPQSPWATAQPHPLCGGQGQGVTTPFSLQELRLETTRLRQQLGRLRDAWAMYGRDTCVGHVLRALWHPQLSILTLLSLPQAPVVPAQPAGHPGHGGGRPGKAGVRGDPAGCPQPLTPRFCPGHGGQGGGGRGRRG
- the KASH5 gene encoding protein KASH5 isoform X3; amino-acid sequence: MVAAAKLTRNGHRRARPLGLPRDGAAAAGGGVRGGDDGAQRARRAAAGAAAGAGPRGRGDGAGLGPVPHGHGRLDRGVPAGRVGAERWDSAPGRLNRPAGLTCGCPRRAEEQDTATGDTGPVLAGGCWHGKRESGWPQWGHEHSPLCPVPQRTTDTHPQQPPSSRVTTRTPPARKCPLRGHPAIPGRAPRSTLGSVALPSSAEAAGLRSRARQLAAQNTKLQRDAEQAEELNTRLAEEIAQLQAQLRSSRQALEQARVAIEELDDMKAMVKGLEEENTELRRQARHAVRGQAEVPPGVTLGVTRCPLMAMPSPGEGAAQPVLAGRGSAGGEPAAPRRGPGTAGADPGAGSPDGQPGGEHMATAGGAGAVSHGDEVSLSPSLCPGPALPWYCPAFCPGHSPGPGERCPVTLPARHCHPQPCPTAPQSRPCPTGRAAGTGADSSTGGIRADGAGTASGDDAAAPAAGPAAGRLGHVREGHVRGARPQGALAPSAQHPHPPLPPTGARGARAASRPSRPRRRPAG